A window of Palaemon carinicauda isolate YSFRI2023 chromosome 27, ASM3689809v2, whole genome shotgun sequence contains these coding sequences:
- the LOC137621018 gene encoding zinc finger BED domain-containing protein 5-like has product MSFGGMAQLLGFVRYIHDVKIVNQFFCCKELKETTTGNDIFSTLSEYLKSVGLTWQLCVGICTDGAPAMIGSIKGFVSLVKRENSSEITTRCFFHREALVAKTISNDLKSVLEKVVKMVNFIKSRPLKSRLFTKLCEELEAKHLNLLLHTEAPWLSREKVLSRVCQLKEDMLTFFTLEQEEFCDLLADDTWCAKLSYLADIFEVLNKVNASMQGKSENVLSSTDKINVLKEKLQLWGGKVKEGNLDMFSHVAVAANSGEIIPIISEHLAVLEKQLQHYFPNI; this is encoded by the coding sequence ATGAGTTTTGGAGGTATGGCTCAATTACTGGGATTCGTTCGGTACATTCATGATGTTAAAATAGTGAACCAATTCTTTTGTTGTAAAGAACTTAAGGAAACTACAACAGGCAATGATATTTTCTCTACATTAAGTGAGTACTTAAAATCAGTTGGTTTGACCTGGCAATTGTGTGTTGGGATTTGTACAGATGGGGCACCTGCCATGATTGGCTCAATTAAAGGATTTGTGTCATTAGTGAAGAGAGAAAACAGCAGTGAGATAACAACACGTTGCTTTTTTCATCGTGAAGCGCTGGTTGCAAAGACAATTAGCAATGATTTAAAATCTGTACTGGAAAAAGTTGTAAAAatggtgaactttataaaaagtcGACCGCTGAAGTCTCGTCTGTTTACTAAGCTGTGCGAAGAGCTTGAGGCaaaacatttgaaccttcttctaCATACGGAAGCACCATGGCTGTCCAGAGAGAAAGTATTGTCACGAGTATGCCAACTGAAGGAAGACATGCTTACTTTTTTCACTCTTGAACAAGAGGAATTCTGTGATTTACTGGCAGATGACACTTGGTGTGCAAAATTGTCTTACTTAGCTGACATCTTTGAAGTTTTAAACAAGGTAAATGCCAGCATgcaaggaaaatcagaaaatgttttatcctccactgataaaattaatgtgctgaaagaaaaactgcaactgtGGGGTGGTAAAGTAAAAGAAGGCAATTTGGACATGTTCTCACATGTTGCAGTAGCAGCAAACAGTGGTGAGATAATACCCATTATTTCTGAGCATCTTGCAGTACTGGAAAAACAACTTCAGCACTATTTCCCAAATATATGA